The nucleotide window ACGCACTCCGCGTGGCCCGCGAAACCCGGGAAGCCAGCGGCACGGTGGTGGCGACGGGCGGATGCTTCGACCTGCTGCACGCAGGACATGCCCGTACGCTGTCCGCGGCGCGCCGCCTGGGGGACTGCCTGATCGTCTGCCTGAATTCGGATGAGTCCGTCCGCCGGCTCAAGGGCGCGCAACGACCGATCATGGGCGAGGACGACCGCGCGGAACTGCTGGGCGCCCTCGAGTGCGTTGACGCAGTCTTCGTTTTCGGTGAGGACACACCGGAAGAGGCGCTCGCTGTGCTGCGCCCTGACATCTGGGTGAAGGGCGGCGACTACTCCGCTGCGGAGCTGCCCGAATCTGCGCTCCTGCGCTCGTGGGGCGGGCAAACCGTCACCGTCCCCTATATACCTGCACGATCAACCACGTCACTGGCCGCGGCGCTCGCCGAGGTTGGATAGCACTGGAAAGACCACAGAGAGGACACCATGTCTGTTCCTGAAAGCAACAGCACCTTCAACCCGGGCCGCGTACTGGTCACCGGTGGAGCATCCGGACTCGGAGCGGCGGTTGTTGCCCGCGTGCTCGACTCCGGCGGCACTCCCATCGTGCTGGACCGTGACATCAGCAATGTCTCCGCTGTGAAAGCGCTGGAGGTCGATGTCGCAGACCGTGAGGCGGTGACCGGCGCCGTGCGGCAGGCGGCCGATACGCTCGGTGGCCTGGACGCCGTCGTCACCGCAGCGGGCATAGACCGCTGCGGCCGCCTGGAGGACGTGGCGGCCGCGGAATGGGAAAAGGTGCTGGCGGTCAATCTCACCGGGACGGTGTCCACCGTCCGTGCGGCGCTGCCCTACCTGAAGACGAGCCACGGGCGCGTGGTCACCATCGCCTCGACGCTGGGCATCCGCGCCGTCGCGGACGCAACCGCCTACTGTGCCTCGAAGTTCGGTGTGGTGGGTTTCAGTCATGCACTGGCTGCCGAAATGGCAGGCGAGGTGGGAGTCACCACCATGATCCCGGGTGGCATGGAGACCAAGTTCTTCGATGACCGCGATGAGAAGTACAAGCCGCAGGACAACTCGCGGCTCAACAACCCGGCGCGGGTGGCGGACGCAATCCTGTTCGCGCTGTCACAGCCGCGGGGCTGCGAAGTCCGGCAGATGCTTATCTGCCACGAAGAAGAGGGGTCGTGGCCGTGAGGTCGCAGACGTCGTCGTAAACGGCTTCGGGCTGGATCTGCCGGACGAACGAGTCATCATGCTCGCACCGTTCAGCGGTCCAGCCCACCTGCGTGACGTCAACGCCGCACACAGCGCACCGTGTGGTCCACGCCGGGTGGACGCGATGCAGTATGCGACCCATGGCTCCGGCGCTGATGACATTGCCAACCCAAAAGATCCCGACGGTCGGCGTCCCCACCGCCTGGGCCAGGTGCCGCGGTCCGCTGTCATTACCGACGACGACGGTCGCCACCGACAGCACGCCCGTCAGTTCGCTGAGGGAAAGGTCGCCTGCAAGGGACCGGATACGGGCTGTATCCGTCCCTGTTGCGGACTTTTCCTTCGCCATCCGGACGATTTCCGCTGCCAGGGGAGCATCGCCGTCGTCGCCCACGATCAGCACGTCACTGCCGTCCCGTGCCGCCCACGCTGCAACCGTGGCAAATGACGACGCCGGCCACCGCCTCCGCGGATCGGTGGCACCGGGATGCATCACCAGGCGCGGCCGGGTTCCGGCGCCCGTGATCCGGCGTCCGGCAGCCGTTTCTTCCTCGGTGACTGTCAGCTGCGGTTCGAGGCAGACCGGCGCAGCTCCTGCCAGGCCCACCACTTCAAGCGAACGCAGGAACTCGTTCTGGTAGTAGATGTAGGGCGAGTTGCGCTCCAGCTGGACGGCGTCCGGCGTCCGGGTTCCGACGGTATGCCGTGCACCCAGTTTCAGGAGGAACGGGTTGGAGTTGCGGCCGCCGCCGTGAATCTGGACGGCAAGATCAAAACTGCGGGAGCGCATGGATGCGAAGAAATCGGCGGTCGCCTTCCCGTTTTCAGGCCCGGGGCGGACTCCGGAGGCGTAGGGAAGGACTTCCACCTCGGATACCGGACCAGGCCTGTTCCGAAGGAGCTCGGCGTGCAGCG belongs to Arthrobacter tumbae and includes:
- a CDS encoding SDR family oxidoreductase, which produces MSVPESNSTFNPGRVLVTGGASGLGAAVVARVLDSGGTPIVLDRDISNVSAVKALEVDVADREAVTGAVRQAADTLGGLDAVVTAAGIDRCGRLEDVAAAEWEKVLAVNLTGTVSTVRAALPYLKTSHGRVVTIASTLGIRAVADATAYCASKFGVVGFSHALAAEMAGEVGVTTMIPGGMETKFFDDRDEKYKPQDNSRLNNPARVADAILFALSQPRGCEVRQMLICHEEEGSWP
- a CDS encoding glycosyltransferase family 9 protein, with translation MSNSLAAKRQSAAMGSGVGPLLDTFPDVERIAVLRGGGLGDLMFAYPALSALSAAYPEASITLLGVPLHAELLRNRPGPVSEVEVLPYASGVRPGPENGKATADFFASMRSRSFDLAVQIHGGGRNSNPFLLKLGARHTVGTRTPDAVQLERNSPYIYYQNEFLRSLEVVGLAGAAPVCLEPQLTVTEEETAAGRRITGAGTRPRLVMHPGATDPRRRWPASSFATVAAWAARDGSDVLIVGDDGDAPLAAEIVRMAKEKSATGTDTARIRSLAGDLSLSELTGVLSVATVVVGNDSGPRHLAQAVGTPTVGIFWVGNVISAGAMGRILHRVHPAWTTRCAVCGVDVTQVGWTAERCEHDDSFVRQIQPEAVYDDVCDLTATTPLLRGR